The following coding sequences are from one Acidobacteriota bacterium window:
- a CDS encoding HAD-IC family P-type ATPase, translated as MDPPSGTEKQTGLTRAEAEVRLGKFGRNTLPEKRPTPAWVRFVRQFKSPLIYILLFALIIDILIWGIEGADGIPIESVAIGLILLLNSGLGIYQENKAEAALDRLKLLAAPLVWVVRDGRISHIPASELVPGDVVRIEAGERVPADGDLLESQGVSVDESILTGESVPVEKGEGGELFSGTLLVRGKCYAAVTNTGEKSSMGRLAVMIGEIGAGKTPLERRLDVFGRQVAYAIGGLAVILILTGLYIEGTERLGQVLLFAVALAVAAVPEGLPAVLTLTLSLGVERMAKRKAVIRRLSAVEALGSVTVIATDKTGTLTENRMYVKDLDSPKTRSALLAMVLANDADLESGAGDPLEIALLEYARTQGIDPAAENRARPRKSVLPFDSKHKYMRVTVEEAGRQVSYLKGAPEVIIERSKMTAEERTNWEEKAAGYAADGFRVIALGWRDGESDDELHFGGLVLLWDPPRPEVPEAIRKAQDAGIRVVMITGDHPATAFAVANAVGIPPSRVLTGFDVDNLGADELHEAVKHCNIFARVSPEHKLLLVEALQAGGEIVAVTGDGVNDAPALKRSDVGVAMGERGSDVSREVADLVLLDDNIATIVAAIEEGRGIYENIQKFIRFFFSTDLALILLVVGGSVGSFILGLKDASGGLLLPLTAVQLLWINVIADGPPAIALGLDKNSGMMDVPPRDPSSPLLDRASLLFVALSGTIKAAVGIGLLISLPLLGYGVAAVRTAVFIFESIIQIVFAYPSRHISVLPQLNPTLHITVAAGIVLQIATLYVPFLRDMLGLAPLDAQILLITLASALGVWLVAETYSWYALRIGNNRHAAAAGR; from the coding sequence ATGGACCCGCCAAGCGGAACAGAAAAGCAGACCGGATTGACCCGGGCCGAGGCTGAAGTACGGCTCGGGAAGTTCGGGCGAAACACGCTGCCCGAAAAACGCCCGACTCCTGCTTGGGTCCGTTTTGTGCGGCAATTTAAAAGCCCCCTGATCTACATCCTCCTTTTCGCACTTATCATCGACATACTTATTTGGGGCATAGAAGGTGCCGACGGAATACCGATCGAATCTGTAGCTATCGGCCTGATCTTGCTCTTGAATTCCGGGCTGGGAATTTACCAGGAAAACAAGGCCGAAGCTGCACTTGACCGGCTCAAACTTCTTGCCGCTCCGCTTGTTTGGGTTGTGCGCGACGGAAGGATCTCCCATATTCCGGCCTCAGAGCTGGTTCCGGGCGATGTAGTGCGGATCGAAGCGGGCGAACGCGTGCCAGCGGACGGAGACCTTTTGGAATCGCAAGGTGTTTCGGTCGATGAATCGATCTTGACGGGCGAGTCCGTACCGGTCGAGAAGGGCGAAGGCGGCGAGCTATTCAGCGGAACACTTCTTGTGCGCGGTAAATGCTACGCCGCAGTAACAAATACGGGCGAAAAGAGTTCGATGGGGCGGCTTGCCGTAATGATCGGGGAGATCGGCGCGGGCAAAACACCGCTTGAAAGGCGTCTCGACGTTTTCGGACGGCAGGTTGCCTACGCGATCGGCGGTCTGGCGGTAATTCTGATCCTAACCGGCCTCTACATCGAAGGGACGGAAAGGCTCGGCCAGGTTCTTTTGTTCGCGGTCGCTCTGGCGGTTGCCGCAGTACCCGAAGGCCTGCCGGCGGTCTTAACGCTAACGCTATCGCTCGGGGTCGAACGGATGGCAAAGCGAAAGGCAGTGATCCGCCGCCTGAGCGCGGTTGAGGCTCTTGGCTCGGTGACCGTGATCGCAACGGACAAGACCGGTACGCTGACCGAAAACAGAATGTACGTCAAGGATCTGGACAGTCCGAAAACCAGGAGCGCTCTCCTTGCGATGGTTCTTGCCAACGATGCCGACCTCGAGTCCGGAGCGGGCGACCCGCTCGAGATCGCCCTGCTGGAATACGCTCGAACACAAGGCATCGACCCCGCCGCCGAGAACAGAGCTCGGCCGCGGAAGTCAGTGCTTCCGTTCGACAGCAAGCACAAGTACATGCGTGTCACCGTCGAAGAAGCCGGCCGCCAGGTCAGCTATCTCAAGGGTGCTCCCGAGGTGATCATCGAGCGGTCCAAAATGACCGCCGAAGAGCGAACAAATTGGGAAGAGAAAGCTGCAGGTTACGCCGCGGACGGGTTCCGTGTTATCGCGCTTGGCTGGCGTGACGGCGAGAGTGACGACGAACTGCATTTTGGGGGGCTTGTCTTGTTGTGGGATCCGCCGCGGCCCGAAGTCCCCGAAGCGATCAGAAAGGCACAAGATGCGGGGATTCGGGTTGTGATGATCACCGGCGACCACCCGGCAACCGCCTTTGCGGTCGCGAACGCGGTCGGCATCCCGCCGAGCCGTGTCCTGACCGGATTCGACGTTGATAACCTTGGTGCCGATGAACTGCATGAGGCGGTAAAGCACTGCAACATCTTTGCCCGCGTTTCGCCCGAGCATAAGCTATTGCTGGTCGAGGCTCTGCAGGCCGGGGGCGAGATCGTTGCTGTCACCGGTGACGGCGTCAATGACGCTCCCGCTCTAAAACGTTCAGACGTTGGCGTGGCGATGGGCGAACGCGGCAGCGACGTCTCCCGCGAGGTCGCCGACCTCGTTTTACTGGACGACAACATTGCGACCATCGTGGCCGCCATTGAGGAAGGACGCGGGATCTACGAGAACATTCAGAAGTTCATCCGCTTCTTTTTTTCTACCGACCTTGCACTGATACTGCTGGTCGTCGGCGGTTCTGTCGGATCGTTCATCCTCGGCCTCAAGGACGCAAGCGGCGGATTGCTTCTGCCATTAACAGCTGTGCAGCTTTTGTGGATCAATGTGATCGCGGACGGCCCGCCGGCCATCGCCCTTGGCCTCGACAAAAACTCCGGCATGATGGACGTTCCCCCGAGAGATCCTAGCTCGCCTCTGCTCGACCGGGCTTCGCTCCTTTTCGTTGCACTTTCCGGAACGATAAAAGCGGCGGTAGGGATAGGCTTGCTTATTTCTCTGCCGCTGTTGGGTTATGGGGTCGCGGCCGTACGGACGGCGGTGTTCATTTTCGAATCGATCATACAGATCGTTTTCGCGTACCCGTCGCGGCATATTTCTGTACTGCCGCAGCTAAACCCGACACTTCATATAACGGTCGCCGCCGGGATCGTGCTGCAGATCGCAACGCTGTATGTGCCCTTCCTGCGTGATATGCTCGGCCTTGCACCGCTTGATGCCCAAATTCTCCTGATCACTTTGGCGTCCGCCCTCGGAGTGTGGCTTGTGGCCGAGACCTACAGCTGGTATGCCCTGAGGATCGGAAACAACCGGCATGCCGCTGCTGCAGGCCGGTAA
- a CDS encoding mechanosensitive ion channel family protein translates to MEETIKSWLFDPAVGKFITALIVLIALFGISRLAKRSVTRYVRTSDTRYKLRKFITFLTYLAAILILSIVFSDRLGGLTVALGVAGAGIAFALQEVISSFAGWFAISFAHFYSPGDRVEVGGIKGDVIDISFLRTTIMECGEWVDGDLYNGRVVRVANSFVFKAPVYNYSGEFPFLWDEIKVPVKYGSEEKYTRQTLQMVADELVGDYAAGAKAAWVKFSKQFLLEDAAVEPMVTLVATDNWLEYTVRYVTDYKLRRRTKDLLFTRIVEEFARSEGKAAFASATFHIVETPPLDINIRNG, encoded by the coding sequence ATGGAAGAAACGATCAAAAGCTGGCTCTTTGACCCTGCGGTCGGAAAGTTCATAACGGCGTTAATAGTACTGATCGCATTGTTCGGGATATCGCGCCTGGCAAAGCGATCTGTAACCCGATATGTTCGGACAAGCGATACCCGCTATAAGCTTCGGAAATTCATTACTTTTCTCACGTATCTGGCGGCGATCCTGATTCTTAGCATCGTATTCAGTGATCGCTTGGGAGGGCTGACCGTTGCCCTCGGCGTTGCCGGCGCCGGTATTGCATTTGCATTGCAGGAAGTCATTTCGAGCTTTGCCGGGTGGTTTGCGATCTCGTTCGCCCATTTTTACAGCCCCGGGGACCGGGTTGAGGTTGGCGGAATTAAGGGCGACGTCATCGATATCAGCTTTCTGCGAACAACGATAATGGAATGCGGCGAATGGGTTGACGGCGATCTTTATAACGGTCGAGTTGTAAGGGTCGCAAACAGCTTTGTATTCAAGGCCCCGGTGTATAACTACTCCGGAGAATTTCCTTTCCTGTGGGATGAGATCAAGGTTCCGGTCAAATACGGAAGCGAAGAGAAGTACACACGGCAGACCCTTCAGATGGTCGCGGACGAACTCGTTGGTGATTATGCGGCGGGTGCAAAGGCAGCCTGGGTCAAATTCTCAAAGCAGTTTCTACTTGAGGACGCGGCCGTTGAGCCAATGGTCACGCTCGTGGCTACCGACAATTGGTTGGAATATACGGTCCGTTATGTGACGGATTACAAACTCCGTCGTCGTACAAAGGACCTGCTTTTCACGCGTATCGTCGAGGAATTCGCCCGATCCGAGGGCAAAGCGGCATTTGCATCTGCAACTTTTCACATTGTCGAAACCCCGCCTCTCGACATCAACATTCGGAACGGTTGA
- a CDS encoding energy transducer TonB → MKTNSGSVKGKELPDVISGGVLNGKAISLPKPPYPPATRAVRASGAVNVEIMIDTEGNVIEANAVSGHPLLRQSAVTAARSAKFAPTMLAGKPVKVKGILVFNFNAPE, encoded by the coding sequence TTGAAGACCAATTCCGGATCGGTCAAGGGCAAGGAACTTCCGGATGTTATTTCAGGCGGGGTTCTGAACGGCAAGGCCATCAGCCTCCCGAAGCCGCCGTATCCTCCGGCCACAAGAGCGGTCAGGGCGTCGGGGGCCGTCAATGTTGAGATCATGATCGATACTGAGGGCAACGTCATCGAGGCAAACGCGGTCAGCGGCCATCCGCTTCTTCGGCAGTCGGCCGTAACCGCGGCCCGGTCCGCAAAGTTCGCCCCAACAATGCTCGCTGGCAAACCGGTAAAGGTCAAAGGCATACTTGTTTTCAATTTCAACGCTCCGGAGTAG
- the pnp gene encoding polyribonucleotide nucleotidyltransferase, whose product MTKKYLKESIKVGGEELIVETGKVAKQADGSVVIRYGDTMLLVTAVSMKTAREGLDFFPLTIEYRESSYSAGRIPGNYFRREGRPGEKEILTCRLIDRPIRPLFPDGYRFETQVVGTVISADSENDPDVIAITGASCALYLSDIPFVTPIAGIRIGLIDGKYVINPTYDERRESDLNLIVAGTEEAIVMVEAEANEVPEKIMLEALMLAHKEIKRLCLWQIELGKALAIPKREFVPAVVDEAILAEIEKNFGDRLRSALDTTGKDKLSSYAAVDALKKEVVESYPEDDAAKRTMAGKAFSQLKEKVFREDMLGNRRRPDGRKFSEIRPISCEVGWLPRVHGSALFTRGETQAIVTTTLGTKMDGQFMDDLEKGTIDRRFMLHYNFPPYSVGEAGRFGGTSRRETGHGNLARRAIEAVLPSEEEFPYTLRIVSDITESNGSSSMASVCGGILSLMDAGVPIKRSVAGVAMGLVMEGNRYAILSDIAGAEDHYGDMDFKVTGTSEGITALQMDIKVAGINAMILQEALEQARKGRLHILEVMQKAIEAPREDISQYAPRIITIKINPEKIRDVIGKGGSTIRALTEETGAKIDVSDDGTILIATADGEAAQAAIARIKALTADAEVGETYLGTVSRIVDFGAFVEILPGLDGLLHISEISDRRVKDVRDELKEGQQIMVKCIGREGNKVKLSRKAILMEEKGKASGGEAE is encoded by the coding sequence GATCGTCGAGACCGGAAAGGTCGCCAAGCAGGCCGACGGATCGGTCGTTATCCGCTATGGCGACACCATGCTGCTCGTCACGGCAGTAAGCATGAAGACGGCGAGAGAAGGACTAGACTTCTTTCCGCTGACCATTGAATACCGCGAGTCGAGCTACTCGGCCGGCCGCATTCCCGGAAACTATTTCCGCCGCGAAGGACGCCCGGGCGAAAAAGAGATCCTGACGTGCCGTTTGATCGACCGCCCGATCCGCCCGCTCTTCCCGGATGGATATCGCTTTGAGACGCAGGTCGTCGGAACGGTCATCTCCGCTGATAGCGAAAATGACCCGGATGTTATAGCGATCACGGGAGCCTCGTGTGCTCTTTATTTGTCTGACATCCCGTTCGTGACCCCGATTGCGGGTATCCGCATCGGCCTGATCGACGGCAAGTATGTCATCAACCCGACCTACGATGAGCGTCGCGAATCTGACCTGAACCTGATCGTCGCCGGAACTGAAGAGGCGATCGTGATGGTCGAGGCCGAGGCCAACGAGGTCCCGGAAAAGATCATGCTCGAGGCTCTGATGCTTGCTCATAAGGAGATCAAGCGGCTCTGCCTCTGGCAGATCGAACTTGGCAAAGCTCTTGCGATACCGAAGCGTGAATTCGTTCCGGCGGTCGTTGACGAGGCCATTCTTGCCGAGATCGAAAAGAACTTCGGCGACCGGCTCCGCTCGGCGCTCGACACCACCGGCAAGGACAAGCTTTCGAGCTATGCCGCGGTCGATGCGCTCAAGAAAGAAGTGGTCGAGAGCTATCCGGAAGACGACGCTGCAAAGCGGACGATGGCCGGCAAGGCATTCTCACAGCTTAAGGAAAAGGTCTTTCGTGAGGACATGCTCGGCAATCGCCGCCGTCCCGACGGAAGAAAGTTCAGCGAGATCCGCCCGATCTCGTGCGAGGTCGGCTGGCTTCCGCGTGTACACGGTTCGGCTCTCTTCACCCGCGGCGAAACGCAGGCGATCGTTACCACAACGCTCGGCACGAAGATGGACGGGCAATTCATGGACGACCTCGAAAAGGGAACCATCGATCGCCGGTTCATGCTCCACTATAATTTCCCGCCTTACTCGGTCGGCGAGGCAGGCCGTTTCGGCGGAACCTCACGCCGCGAGACGGGACACGGCAACCTTGCCCGCCGGGCGATCGAGGCCGTTCTTCCGAGCGAAGAGGAATTTCCTTACACGCTTCGCATCGTTTCGGACATTACAGAGTCGAACGGATCATCGTCAATGGCTTCGGTCTGCGGCGGCATCCTGAGCTTGATGGACGCCGGTGTGCCGATCAAGCGATCGGTCGCGGGTGTGGCGATGGGGCTTGTGATGGAAGGGAATCGCTACGCGATCCTCTCTGACATCGCCGGTGCCGAAGATCATTATGGCGATATGGACTTCAAGGTGACCGGAACCAGCGAAGGCATTACTGCACTGCAGATGGACATCAAGGTCGCCGGCATTAATGCGATGATCCTTCAGGAAGCACTTGAGCAGGCCCGCAAAGGCCGGCTGCACATTCTTGAGGTAATGCAGAAGGCGATCGAAGCTCCTCGCGAAGACATTTCGCAGTATGCTCCGCGCATCATCACGATCAAGATCAATCCCGAGAAGATCCGCGACGTCATCGGCAAGGGCGGTTCGACCATCCGTGCTCTGACCGAAGAGACCGGTGCGAAGATCGATGTTTCCGACGACGGAACCATCCTCATCGCGACCGCAGATGGCGAGGCCGCACAGGCCGCGATCGCCCGCATCAAGGCACTTACAGCAGATGCCGAGGTCGGCGAAACCTATCTCGGGACCGTTTCGCGAATCGTCGATTTCGGTGCTTTCGTTGAGATACTTCCGGGGCTCGACGGCCTGCTGCATATCTCCGAGATCTCAGACCGCCGCGTCAAGGACGTCCGCGACGAGCTCAAGGAAGGCCAGCAGATCATGGTCAAATGCATCGGCAGGGAAGGCAACAAGGTAAAACTTTCCCGCAAGGCCATCCTGATGGAAGAAAAAGGCAAGGCCTCCGGCGGCGAGGCGGAGTAG